The sequence AAAAATAGCACCTATTCAGATATAGTCGATCAACGGCTGCCATTATCTGAATAGATGCTTATTTGTTTTCGTTTAAAATTTATCGTCGTTTGGTTCTAGTTTAAGCAAACGAGGTTTGCCATAATAATATCCTTGTCTTAAGTCAATTTCCAAAGAATCGGCTAATTGATCATCGTGATCGTCTTCAATACCTTCTAGAATAAAACGCAAATTGTGTTCTTTACTAAAATCACGCCAAAAGATGACCTTTTTTTCAATATCAGGGTCTCGTAATTTTTCTCCAAAATTTTGAATGGCAAATTTGATCTCGGAAGCCAATGGAACTAATTCTTTGATGTTTTCTAGTTGATTAACACCAGTCCCACAATCATCTAGAGAAAAATCCATACCATAATCAATGAAGTCTTTTATTAAGGGAATTAATTGTGAATTGGGCCAATTTTGGTCAGGGGCGTCCTCAGTCAGTTCAACGACTAATCGTAAGGGACGTAAAATCCTTTGCGCTTCTATAATAGCTGTGCGAACTTCTGGATCCATCAATTGATTACGATTGATATTAACCGAGACAGAACCAATTTTGAGTGATAATAATTTAGTTGTTGCAATTAAGACTGAGGCCATCGTGTGTGAGGGGATATCCGAAAAGTTATGGGGCGGTCTCCATCCTTGCTCAGTCTTTTTCTTCATCAATAACTCATAACCTATTAAAGAGTTATTAAATTTGTCAAGCTGAGGCTGAATAAAAAATCTGTACATAACAAACTCCTTTTGACAATCTTCTAATTCCCAAAGTCATGTTAAATCTATGGTAATGGTACTACAAGTCTAGTTTCATGTCATGATGCAAGATGCCGGCTTCTTTGTATTGTTCGCCAACGACTTTAAAACCTAGTTTAGTATAAAACATTTGGGCGTGATCCTGTGCACCTAGAATAACATACTGATAATCATGCTTTTTAGCAAAATCGAAAATATATTTTAACAATTCTGAACCAAGATGCTTTTGGCGATATTCTTTTAAGACCGCTACACGTTGAATGTGAATTCCGTTGTCTGTGGTTACGAAAAATCTAGCAGTTGCCATTGGGGTTTGATCATCGTACAGAACAAAATGAGTACAATGATCTTCCAATTTATCAATTTCGATATTTTCAGGAACATTTTGTTCTTTTACAAAGACCGTTGTTCTAATTTTTAAACTATCATGATAAATTTCAGAGTTTATATCATTTGTATATTTTATTTGATGCATCTTATTCAGCTCCCTAAATAAAAAAGTCAACACAAGATAATTATATTACAAATACTGCTCGATTTTTGTTCTATTTTTGATATAAAAAAATACAATTTTTAAAAAAGCGAATAATTTTATGCTTGATATAATTTACATATATATTGTGTTATGCTTAAAAGAATGGAATGAGTATACAAATGTACAGTAGAGGAGGAACCGACGAATGAAAGTTATTGTTGTCGGATGTACACATGCTGGAACAGCTGCAGTTGAACAAATATTAACAAAGCATCCGGAGACTAAGGTAACGGTCTATGAACGCGATGATAACATTGCCTTTCTATCTTGTGGGATTGCTTTGTATTTAGGAAGAATCGTTAACCGTCTTGAGGATATGTTTTATGCGGATCCTACCACACTTGAAGGTTACGGTGCTGAAGTTCATATGAAGCACAACGTCTTGAAAATTGATTCAAAAAATAAAAAAATTGTTGTTCAAGATTTACAAACTCAGGAAATTTTTGAAGATACTTATGATAAGTTGATCATGACAACTGGTTCTGAAGTTGGTGTACCGCCAATCAAGGGAATGGATAATCAAAGAGTTCTATTGTGTAAGAGTTATGCTCAAGCTAAGAAAATTTATGAATCAGCATTAAATTATCCAAGCATTGCGATCGTTGGTGCTGGATATGTTGGGGTTGAATTAGCTGAAAGTTATGCTAACACAGTTCACGAGGTATCTTTGATTCAATCACGTGATCAGATTTTAAATAATTACGTAGATGATGGTTTGTCACAAGAAATCATTGATAAATTAAAAGAACATGATGTGAAAGTTCATCTTGGTGAAAGGGTATCTGAAATTGAAGATGGCGAACAATTAACTATTAAGACTAAAGCTGGCCATGATTATAAAGCTGATTTAGTAATTGTTTGTACTGGATTCTTTGCCAACACTGATTTGTTGCGTGGACAAGTTCAAATGGATGGCTACGGTGCTATCATTATTAATGATTACATGCAAACATCAAATCCTGATATTTATGCGGGTGGAGATTCCTGTGTAGTTAAATTCAATCCAACTGGGGAATACCGTTACATCCCACTAGCATCTAGTGCCGTTCGTCAAGGTACTTTAGCGGGAATCAATATTTTCGGTAACATTCGTAAATATATGGGAACCCAAGCTACAACTGCAATGGAAATCTTTGGCTATACTTTGGCTGAAACTGGTTTAACTTATAAAAAAGCCATCGCCAATGGTATCAATGCGGATTATGTAGTCTATAAAGATTACTATCGTCCAAACTATATGCCAACGACTGATATGTTAACAATCTACTTAGTTTACGACAAAGATACGCGTAAAGTTTTAGGTGCACAACTATTCAGCAAGCACGAAGTAGCCCAATCTGCTAATGCTGTTTCAATTTGTATTCAAAATGATAATACAATTGATGATCTAGCTTATGTCGATATGTTATTCCAACCAAATTATGATAATCCATTTAATTATTTGAATCTGGTTGCACAAATGGCAATTGATAAAGAAGATAAAATTGATAAAAAGTAACTGTAAAAGAACCTCACTAATTTCGATTAGCTTGAGGTTCTTTTTTTTGTTAGGCGTATTTCCGGACTAGGGATTTGATGCTATTTGTTTAGTCATAAAAAAATAAAACTACTATCTAGTCCGGAATAGCAAAGAAAATTGGCTCAGTAGTGAAATTATTCTTAGCAACTTGTTGCTTAGAATAAGGCCGAGTTTTGAGATTTTGCGCACTTGGTTTATGCAAAAGCTCAAAATCGTGCCCACTACGTTCCAGCCAAATTTTCTTTGCTATGGAAGACGGAATATTACACTATTTAAAAATACAATTAGTAATTTTTATAGAAAAAAATTAAAATATAAATTCACTTTTTTGAATAGCTTTTTTTCTTGTCGAAATGTATATTAAAAAAGGCGTTTCGAATGCTAGAATTTTTGTAGTTAATAGAATACTTTGAGGGTGATCATATGGGTTTAGGTGAAATCATTCGGATTTGCTTGAGCACTAATGCCTTAGTTACCGGAATCGTGACGGTCGGGCTAATAACCATCATCACCTATATTGCACTTACTTTTGAAAAAGATATTGAATTATCTTCAGATTGGGCAAATAAATTAGTTTCTGGATTATCAGAAGTCATTTTGCTTTTTACAGCGAGTTTTGTCATTATTAAAGCTTTTGAAAGTCTAACAGTAGGTAGTCAAATCGAATTGGGCAGCTTGTTCATTAATGCAGAATTGACGTTGTTTTTTTATTTTATGTTTATTTTTAATAATCGATTGATAGTCGTGTTAAATATTGCCTTGCCTTTGTTGTATTACTTAGTTTCTGATTCTCAACAGCATCAGGAAATAGTATGGCCTTTATTTATTGGCGCTTATGTATTATTAGCAATCATTACCGAATATCTTTATAGTCACAAGGATGAATTATACATTTTTGATTATAAGTATATCCTTGGACAAGTTTTATTTGGAACTTGTTGGTGGTGCTTGTTATGGCTGAACTACCATTGGCCTTTAGCTAACATTATTGGAATGTTGATATTATTCGAAGTCTATATGTTTATAGCTCGGATTATTGAAATAAAAATGCAGAATTATTTTTATGCTTTTAATCGGTTGAAAAAGAAAGTCAATTACGATGCCTTAACGGGTGTCAGAAATCGTGGTAATTTAAATAAATTTTCAAAAGTAGTTTATGATGAGCATCGTAAAGATCTATGGAAACCTTTGACTGTCATTATTTTTGATATTGATGGCTTTAAAAGTTTCAACGATCGCTACGGGCACGATATAGGGGATCAAGTGCTTCGGTACGTATCGCATTTGGTTGAGAGAGAACTTCATCTAGATAATAATGGGGGTAAAATATTTCGCTATGGTGGAGAAGAATTTCTCATTATCATTGAAGGAATCAATGGTGCTGAAAGTGTTAAGTTAGTTAAATCTATCAATAAGACTTTGAAAAATGTTCCACTTTTTACACAGGATATGAGTTTGAGCATTACTTTATCCTTTGGTGTGACCACTTTAAGGTCTACAGATAAATCCTTCAGCGACGTTTTCAGACGAGCTGATCGTTATTTGTATCAATCTAAGAATAGTGGGCGGAATTCTTTTACTGTTGAAGGACAGACACAGTCGAATGAAGACAAACAAAAAAACCAGTAGGTGGGGTACCTGACTGGTTTTTTAGGTTGATCGATAGGAGCAAGAAATTAATTTACGTCATTGAATGATGGGGTATTCAATGAATCGGGGAGATTATTATGATCCGTTGTATTTTTGGGCAAATTTAAGAAATGAGTTTTTTTCTCCTATCGGCGTTGTAATTGGGAGTTACAACTTATCAACTGAATATCTAGAATAAGCATCTATGCATAGACAATTTATTCTATATGGGAGGCAAAAATAAACTTTGAAAAGCTTATTCTAGACTTGGCAAAGTATATATTTTAGCCCCTCCTTCCTCTATGTTAGCGCTTTCTCTCATTGGTACAAAGTCATTATAGCAAGTTTCTTTTTATTTCACAATTCAAAAGCTCATGACATGTAGATGGATTGATTGAAGAAAATACTTAAGTAATAGGTAGTTTAGAGGTTTTAAGCATAGTAAGAACTTTTTTAAAATATTGTTGGATATTTCACAAAGTTTCAAAGCATAAAAAAAGACGAAGATCGAAATCTTCGTCTTAATAAAAATTTATTACTTGATTGATGGTGTACCGAACCATTTGATACGTTCGATAGTTGTATCAGTAATAGCTTTTGTACCAGGTGCAAGCAACTTACGTGGGTCATAACCCTTAGCAGCAACATCCAAGTCTTTCTTGTCTTCGATGTATTCACGTGTAGCTTTAGCAAAGGCCAATTGTAATTCAGTATTAACGTTAACCTTTGAAATACCCATTGAGATAGCCTTAACGATTTGTTCCTTAGGGATACCTGAACCACCATGCAATACAAGTGGTGTTGAGATTTCAGCAGCTAATTCTTGTAGACGGTCAAAGCTTAGACCCTTCCAGTTGTCAGGGTAAACACCATGGATGTTACCAATACCAACAGCTAGGTAGTCAACGCCAGTAGCAGCAAGTGTCTTAGCTTCTTCAACATCAGCTAATTCACCAAGACCAGTAATACCATCTTCAGTACCACCGATTGAACCAACTTCAGCTTCAACAGACATACCCTTAGCGTGAGCTAATTTAACGATTTCCTTTGTCTTTTCAAGGTTTTCGTCGAATGGTAAGTCATGACCATCGAACATAACTGAGTTGTAACCAACTTCGATACATTCTTTGGCAGCTTCGTAGTTACCATGATCCAAGTGCATTACAACTGGAACTGTAATACCCATTGATTTGATTGTGTCTTGTACAAGGTGTAGACATAATTCGTAACCACCCATGTACTTAGCAGCACCCATTGATGTTTGAACCAAGATAGGTGTTTGTGTTTCTTGGGCAGCAGCTAAAATACCACGTGTCCATTCCAAGTCGTTGATGTTAAAAGCACCAACAGCATATTTGCCTTTACGGGCATTGTTGAAAATTTCGTTACCGTTTGTTAAAACCATCGATAATCCTCCAAAAATTCCATTCATTATTTGAATACATTAATAATTCTAACTCAAAAGAGATAAAATTCCTACAATTTTTAACAAACTATTTCAGTAAACGCTTACCGAAAATGAAAATAACAGTAAAAGGCTATCAGGTAAAGAATAATTAGAAAGATTAAAATATACCACCAATATTTTTTCCCTGCAGATTTAATAAGTGTATTGTAAATTGCGATGACAGCAAAAAATGCGACTAGGGTGGTGAGAATGCTTAAAATTATTAAAACTGGTAAATTTAACATGTTGGGATAACCGACCTTTTTTCAGAAAATAAGAGAAAACCTAACTACCTATATTAATACAGATATCTTTGATATACTGGAACTAATTTATTGAGGTGATAATTTTGAAGAAAATTAAAGTTATGACTGTTTTTGGTACAAGACCAGAAGCAATTAAAATGGCACCACTAGTTTTGAAATTAAAGCAAAATAGTGATCGTTTTGAAACTGTAACAGTTGTTACGGCACAACACCGTGAAATGCTCGACTCAGTTTTGGAAATTTTTAAAATCAAACCAGACTACGACTTGAACATTATGAAAGAACGCCAAACTCTAAGTGGAATCACAGGACTAGTTTTGAAGGAATTAGATAGCATTATCGAAAAAGAAACTCCTGATATTATTTTAGTTCATGGTGATACAACGACGACCTTCAGTGCAGCTCTTTCAGCATTTTACCACCAAACAGCTATTGGACACGTAGAAGCAGGATTGAGAACTTGGAATAAGTACTCACCATGGCCAGAAGAAATGAACCGTCAAATGACTGATGATTTGACTGACCTTTACTTTGCTCCAACAAATGAAAGTAAAGCTAACTTGTTGAAAGAAAATCATCATGGTGAAAATATCTTTGTAACTGGTAATACAGCTATCGATGCTTTGAGAAGCACTGTTCATAAAGATTATCATCACGATATTTTGGATGTCATCGATCCTGATAAGAAGATGATTTTGATTACTATGCACCGTCGTGAAAATCAAGGTGAGCCAATGAAGCAAGTCTTCAAAGCAATGAAGAAAGTTGTTGCTAAACACGATGACATTGAATTAGTTTATCCAGTGCACTTGAATCCAGTTGTTCAACAAACTGCCAAAGATATTTTAGGTGGCGTTGATCGAATTCATTTGATCGAACCACTAGACGTTGTCGATTTCCATAACTTAGCATCTAGAAGTTACTTTATCATGACTGATTCCGGTGGTGTTCAAGAAGAGGCACCTTCATTAGGAAAACCTGTTTTGGTATTGCGTGATACGACAGAACGTCCTGAAGGTGTAGAAGCCGGTACATTGAAGTTGGTCGGAACTGATGCCGATGTAGTTGAAAAAGAAATGACTAACTTGATTACTAATAAAGACGAGTATGATCGTATGGCTAATGCAAAGAATCCTTATGGTGATGGTAAAGCATCTGAAAGAATTCTCGATTCAATTAGTTATTACTTCAAACAAACTGATCAAAGACCAGACGAATTTAAATAGTAAAAAATAACTTTAGTAGAGTTACCATTAGATGTCGTCGTCCGTTCTGCTTTGTGGACGCTGGAACGTACTGAGCATCCACAAGGCTGCCACTACTGATTGAATAACGACATTTATTGTTTACTTCAGGTAAATTAAAAAGCATCAATTCAGATATAGTCGATTAACTATTTATCTGAATTGATGCTTATTTGTTTGGTCATAAAGATATAGAATCACTGTCTAGTCCGGAATGGCAAAGAAAATTGGCTCAGTAGTGAAGTTATTCTTAGCAACTTGTTGCTTAGAATAAGGTCGAGTTTTGAGATTTTGCGCACTTGGTTTATGCAAAAGCTCAAAATCGTGCCCACTACGTTCCAGCCAAATTTTCTTTGCTATGGAGGACGGAATATTGCACTATTTAAGCCTCATTGCGGCTTTTTCGTTTCTCTTTAAGATTTTTCAAGCGTTCAATCAAATGACGATTTTGATAATTGAAAATCAACTTTGAAGAGAAGTAATTGAATAACCCTACGATCAATTGGTCAACGGCTTTGACAATCAAATTGTTCCAAGGGAAAATCCAAACTGCTACGATCATGAAGACATCATCAAAAATCAACGAGAAAATTCTTGAAACTAAGAAGTAAAAGCCTTCTTTGATTAGCTTCTTAGGATTTTCGATTTCTGATTTAAAAACATACAACTTAGTTACGAAAAATGAAAAGAAGTTGGAAATAAACCAAGCAATAGTATTAGCTATCCACAGGGTAATGTGGAAATAGTTGTGTGATAGGTCAAAGATACCGATATTGATCAGTGATGCTAGAAAGCCAAAGAAGCAATACACCCAAAAATTACGATATTTTTTAATTAATTCCATGACTAAAGGTCCATTTCTTGAGCCTTTTTGTAAATTGACTCTGCAAAATGATCTAAATTATCAATGTCATCTTGTTCAGGGTCTAATTCGACTTTGACTGATTGAGCACCTCTAGTGGCTCCGACTTGTTCGAAGATTTTGCCAAATTCATCAACGGCACGACAGAAATCTTCGTAAAAAGTATCACCAGAACCACAGACACCATAAACTTTACCTGATAGATCAAGATCTTGCATATCATCATAGAAGTCTAAGGCTTCATCAGGGACGATACCTTGATCATAGGTATAACTCGCTACCACACAAATATCACTATCTTCGAAATCAGCTGCGTCGGTTTGAGAAACTTCACTCATGTCGACCTCGCAACCTAATTCTTCAAATTTTTCTGTTAAAACATATGCGATATCTTCATCATTACCAGTGATACTGGCAAATACGATTTTTACTTTTGTCATAATTAATTGTCGCCTCATTTATTTATATCTTGGGATATTATAGCAAATATTGAATTTGACAGCTATCCAATTAAAAAAACTACGACAATGTTATAATGAAAATAACATTTTTGAAGGGACATGTTAAAACGTGATTACATTAAAATCTGCAAGAGAAATCGAAGGAATGCAAAAATCTGGAGAATTGCTTGCTAACACACACATTGGTTTGCGCGATATTATCAAACCAGGAATTTCCTCAATGGAAATTGAAAATTTTGCAAATGACTATATCGAATCTCACGGTGGTCGTCCATCTGAAAAGGGATTTGAAGGTTATAAATATGCCACTTGCGTCTGTGTCAACGATGAAGTTGCTCATGGAATTCCTCGCAAGAATTTGATTCTAAAAAGTGGGGATGTTTTAAAAGTCGATATGACTGTCAATTTAAATGGCTATGAAAGTGATTCATGTTGGACTTATGCTGTAGGGGATATTTCAGCAGAAGACCAAAAGTTGATGGACGTAACTCACAAAGCTTTGTACTTAGGAATTGACCAAGCGGTCGTTGGTAACCGTTTAGGCGATATCGGTTATGCTATTCAACATTATGTTGAAGATGAAAACCACATGGGAGACGTTCGAGATTTGATTGGACATGGAATCCAACCTACAATGCACGAAGCTCCTAATGTTCCTCACTACGGAGAACCAGGTCAAGGTTTAAGGTTACGTGAAGGTATGACGATTACAATCGAACCAATGGTTAATTTAGGTACTTGGGAAATCAAAGATAAATTTGTCAAAGCCGATGGTTGGGAATATTTTGTTTCTGCCGATGGTACTGATTCTGCTCAATATGAACATACTATTGCTATTACCAAAGATGGTCCTAAGATTTTGACATCACAAGATCCAGAATACGATGCTAAATATTTACTATAATGTTGGTGAAATAATGGATGATAATAAACAGCAGGTGCCATTATTTAAACAATCGGTAAAAAAAAGAGAGAAATTTATCGGTTTCGTTAAATATGTTACCCAGGCAATGAGCGACTCGAATGTACCCATGGCTTCAAAGGCAATCACATATTATATCCTGTTGTCGTTATTTCCAGCAGTTATTATTGTTGGAAATTTGATTCCACTATTACGATTAGATAAACCAACCGTGATCAGCTACATTGAATTCATTTTGCCAGACGATCTTCATCACTATTTATTGCCGACAATCGTAAAGGTTTTGTCTAATTCTAATAGAGGTATCTTGTCAGTTGGTATTGTTGTGGCTCTTTGGGCTATTTCCCGAGGCTTGAATATTGTACAGATGACCATGAATGAAGCTTATGGTTTGGATGTAAATAGTTTATTTGTTGAAAAAACCTTCCTAAATTACATCATTCGTCGTGGGTTAGCTTTCTTTACGACCTTGATGTTGTTAATTGTTGGTGTGGCAGCAATCGTAACGTTTACATTTGGACAAGTTTTTTTGAACTGGCTAATTCCGTTGTTACACGTGAATTCGCGTTGGTTAGATGAATTTACACGATGGAAATGGCCGTTCGCTATTGTTATAATGATTTTGATCGTTTTTGCTTTATTTTATTTTTTACCTAATATTCGCCTCAAATTTTATTACATAATAACTGGTACCATCATTACTAGTATTGGCCTTTTAGGTTTGTCTCAATTGTTCTCATATTATTTGAAATACTTTGGGTCAGCCTGGGACAACTATGGTGCAATTGGTGCTATTATTGTGTTTTTGTTGTGGGTGAATATGTCAGTGACAATCTTTTTATTTGGAAATGCAATTAACGTTGCTTTCGCCGAGTCACTCGGTGGTCCATATTTAAGGAAAAGTACTGGTCGATTAACTAGTTATTTGCAGTCGCATGAAAAGGAGAATAATTAATGAAAGTCAGAAAAGCAATTATCCCAGCCGCAGGATTAGGAACAAGATTCCTACCAGCAACTAAGGCTTTGGCTAAGGAAATGTTACCAATCGTTGATAAGCCAACAATTCAATTTATCGTTGAAGAGGCTAAGGCTTCAGGGATTGAGGATATTTTAATTATTACTGGTAAAAACAAGCGTTCTATTGAAGATCACTTTGATTCTGTACCAGAATTGGAACAAAACCTTGAATCTAAGAATAAAACAGAATTATTGAAGGTAGTTCAAGATACAACTAACCTTGGTGTTAACTTGTATTACAGTCGTCAAGCTCATCCAAATGGTTTAGGTGATGCTGTTGCTCAAGCTAGATCATTTATCGCCGATGAACCTTTCGTGGTTATGTTAGGTGACGATTTGATGAAGGATAAGGTTCCTTTGACAAAACAATTAATTGAAGACTATGAAAAGACTCATGCTTCAACGATTGCCGTTATGAGAGTCCCAGAAAAGGATGTTTCAAAATACGGTGTTATTGATCCTGAAGGTGAAAATGAACCCGGTTTGTTCAACGTTAAGAAGTTCGTTGAAAAGCCAAAAATTGAAGATGCTCCAAGTAATTTAGCTATTATTGGTCGTTATTTGTTAACTCCAGAAATTTTCGATCTACTAGCAACTCAAAAACCAGGTGCTGGTAACGAAATTCAATTAACAGATGCTATTGACCGTATGAATAAAACTCAACGTGTCTTCGCCCATGAATTTAAGGGTGAAAGATTCGATGTCGGTAACAAGTTTGGTTACGTTAAGACTAATATCGAATATGGACTCACTCATCCCGAAGTTGAAGGTGAATTGAAGCCATACATTCTTAACCTTGCTAAGAAACTTCAAGCCGAAGAAAAAACTGCAACTAAGAAATCTTCAAAATAATTAACCGAGTAATAAACAGTCATTAGCAACTCTGAAACCAAAGAGTTGTTGATGGCTGTTTTTATTGTTGAAGAAAACAGGCATTTCATAGTATTCCTTTTTATTGAGGAGAACTAAGAATTCCCAATTTTTAAGGCCGTGCAAATTAGTAGCCGTCTTTAAAATCACTTCATCATCGATGATTTCAATGTCAACAACGGGTAAATTTTTATCCGCAGTTTCCACGAAGATTCGATTATTTTTTTTGAAATCATTTAACAATAAGATTAAATCAATAGTACGCATAAGAAATTTCCACCACTTTTATTTGTTTTTCTCGCTTAATTAAATTATTATTAAGGCTTAAGGATATTTTACCAAGTTTGAAGGGACATGAAATATGGATCCAATAGTAATTATAGACGCAAAGAGAACTGCCATCGGTAAATTCAGAGGTCAATTTGCTGATTTGACAGCAGTTCAATTAGGAACACAACTAGTTTCTAAGTTGTTAAAAAAGAATCATCTCGACCCCAAATTAGTTGATCAATTTATTTTTGGAAATGTTTATCAGACTGGTATGGGACAAAATACAGCCAGACAAATTGAATTAAATGCTGGCGGACGTGTTGATGCTACAGCCATGACAATCAATCAAGTTTGTGGCTCAGGGATGAAAGCCATTTATGAAGGAATTTCAGCTATTACAATGGGTAACGCTGATATTGTCGTCAGTGGTGGAGTTGAAAGCATGTCAAATGCTCCATTCTACGCACCAAGAACTGGCAAGATGGAAGTTTCCCCTAAATTGTCAGATGCTTTGTTCAACGATGGTTTGAATGATGCTTTCAGTCACTTGCCAATGGGTTTGACGGCTGAAAATGTCGCTAAAAAATTCCACATTACTAGAGAGCAACAAGATGAATTTGCTTTCCAATCACACCAAAAGGCTCATAAAGCAGAAGATAAATTAGCACGAGAAATTATTCCAATCGAAGTCAACGGCGAAGAAATCACTACGGATCAATCAATTCGTCCAACTACGACTTTGGAACAAATGGGCAATTTGAGAACAGTTTTCGATAAGAAGGGAACTGTTACAGCTGGCAATTCTTCACCAATCAATGATGGTGCAGCTGCTTTGATTTTGATGAGAGCTAGTCGTGCTAAAGAATTAGGTCTAGACTATGTAGCTCAAATCACTGGTTACACAGAAGTTGGAATTGACCCTAACTATATGGGCTATGCACCTTATTATGCAATCAAAAAGTATTTCAAGCGTTATCAAACTGACTTAGCTGATTACGACTTATTTGAAGTTAATGAAGCTTTTGCAGCTCAAGCAGTTGCTGTCGGTCGCGACTTAGAGATTCCAAATGATAAATTAAATATTTACGGAGGGGCAATTGCCTTAGGTCATCCACTTGGAGCAACCGGAACGAGAATGATTGCTACTTTGATCAACTCATTACAACAAGAAAATAAGACAACCGGTTTAGCATCACTTTGCATTGGTGGTGGCATGGGCATGGCTATGGGTGTCGAACTTAATGAAAATCTATGAGTTAACTCTTGAACAAAGAATTAAATACTTGCTTGAAAATGAGTATATTAATCAACGACAGGCTGATTCATTGCTGAAACGTCAAACTATTTCAAAAGATTTAGCTGATAGTTTGAGTGAAAACCAAATCGGCAGTTTTAGTTTGCCTTATGGTTTTGCCACTGACTTCTTAGTTAATGGCAAAGACTATATAGTACCGATGACGATTGAAGAACCATCAGTTGTGGCCGCGGCTTCAAATGGTGCTAAAAGAATCAAGAATAGCGGTGGTTTCAAAGCTTTCCCATCTAAACGTATCGTTTATGGCCAGATTGTTTTGGAAAAAATTACTGATGTTGATTTTGAACAATTAGAACAAAACAATTCAGAAATTTTTAGTTTCGCTCAAAATGCCCATCCAAGTTTACTTAAACGTGGTGGTGGCGTTGTGTCGTTGAAATTCAATCGCTATGACGAGTTTACTGAAATTGAATTAGGGATTGATACTGTTGATGCAATGGGTGCCAATATGGTCAACACAATTTTAGAAAAAACGGCTCACAAAATTGTTGAATTAACTAATGATGACGTTTTGTGTAGTATTTTGTCCAACAGTGGTCAAGGTCAGGTCATTACCGTTGAAGCAAGAGTTGATTTTGCTCAATTAGGGACGAAAAACATGGCTGGTGAGCAAGTTGCCAATAGAATCGTCCAATTATCCAACTTTGCTCAAAAGTCGATTAAACGTGCAATTACGCACAATAAAGGTATCATGAATGGAATCGATGCAGTCTTATTAGCTACAGGAAATGATTTCCGAGCTCAAGAGGCAGCTGCTCATAGTTT comes from Companilactobacillus pabuli and encodes:
- a CDS encoding GtrA family protein; this encodes MELIKKYRNFWVYCFFGFLASLINIGIFDLSHNYFHITLWIANTIAWFISNFFSFFVTKLYVFKSEIENPKKLIKEGFYFLVSRIFSLIFDDVFMIVAVWIFPWNNLIVKAVDQLIVGLFNYFSSKLIFNYQNRHLIERLKNLKEKRKSRNEA
- a CDS encoding flavodoxin, with translation MTKVKIVFASITGNDEDIAYVLTEKFEELGCEVDMSEVSQTDAADFEDSDICVVASYTYDQGIVPDEALDFYDDMQDLDLSGKVYGVCGSGDTFYEDFCRAVDEFGKIFEQVGATRGAQSVKVELDPEQDDIDNLDHFAESIYKKAQEMDL
- the map gene encoding type I methionyl aminopeptidase yields the protein MITLKSAREIEGMQKSGELLANTHIGLRDIIKPGISSMEIENFANDYIESHGGRPSEKGFEGYKYATCVCVNDEVAHGIPRKNLILKSGDVLKVDMTVNLNGYESDSCWTYAVGDISAEDQKLMDVTHKALYLGIDQAVVGNRLGDIGYAIQHYVEDENHMGDVRDLIGHGIQPTMHEAPNVPHYGEPGQGLRLREGMTITIEPMVNLGTWEIKDKFVKADGWEYFVSADGTDSAQYEHTIAITKDGPKILTSQDPEYDAKYLL
- a CDS encoding YihY/virulence factor BrkB family protein; translated protein: MDDNKQQVPLFKQSVKKREKFIGFVKYVTQAMSDSNVPMASKAITYYILLSLFPAVIIVGNLIPLLRLDKPTVISYIEFILPDDLHHYLLPTIVKVLSNSNRGILSVGIVVALWAISRGLNIVQMTMNEAYGLDVNSLFVEKTFLNYIIRRGLAFFTTLMLLIVGVAAIVTFTFGQVFLNWLIPLLHVNSRWLDEFTRWKWPFAIVIMILIVFALFYFLPNIRLKFYYIITGTIITSIGLLGLSQLFSYYLKYFGSAWDNYGAIGAIIVFLLWVNMSVTIFLFGNAINVAFAESLGGPYLRKSTGRLTSYLQSHEKENN
- the galU gene encoding UTP--glucose-1-phosphate uridylyltransferase GalU codes for the protein MKVRKAIIPAAGLGTRFLPATKALAKEMLPIVDKPTIQFIVEEAKASGIEDILIITGKNKRSIEDHFDSVPELEQNLESKNKTELLKVVQDTTNLGVNLYYSRQAHPNGLGDAVAQARSFIADEPFVVMLGDDLMKDKVPLTKQLIEDYEKTHASTIAVMRVPEKDVSKYGVIDPEGENEPGLFNVKKFVEKPKIEDAPSNLAIIGRYLLTPEIFDLLATQKPGAGNEIQLTDAIDRMNKTQRVFAHEFKGERFDVGNKFGYVKTNIEYGLTHPEVEGELKPYILNLAKKLQAEEKTATKKSSK
- a CDS encoding thiolase family protein — its product is MDPIVIIDAKRTAIGKFRGQFADLTAVQLGTQLVSKLLKKNHLDPKLVDQFIFGNVYQTGMGQNTARQIELNAGGRVDATAMTINQVCGSGMKAIYEGISAITMGNADIVVSGGVESMSNAPFYAPRTGKMEVSPKLSDALFNDGLNDAFSHLPMGLTAENVAKKFHITREQQDEFAFQSHQKAHKAEDKLAREIIPIEVNGEEITTDQSIRPTTTLEQMGNLRTVFDKKGTVTAGNSSPINDGAAALILMRASRAKELGLDYVAQITGYTEVGIDPNYMGYAPYYAIKKYFKRYQTDLADYDLFEVNEAFAAQAVAVGRDLEIPNDKLNIYGGAIALGHPLGATGTRMIATLINSLQQENKTTGLASLCIGGGMGMAMGVELNENL